GGCAGGGTAAGAAAATCTTAATTCGATAATCCGGAAATGCCCAAGCCTTTGCATGTTCTTTTGTTCTAAGTAAAAAATTTAAAAATTTCACCTAAAAATCTGGGATTTATGTTAAAACCATTACAGAAATTAACCTTAATAGGTCCTTTGTTTCTGTGGACAGGTTTAAGTTTACCCGCGGAAGCCCAACTGTATACTGCATCAGCCAAAGCTTTGCCGGTTAAAACGTACGCTGCCAAACAGAAAAACGAGAAGGCCTTAAAAAGTATCCTGCATGAGTTGGAAACCCAATATAATGTTGGGTTTTTGTACGACAGCGAGCTGCTGGCCGACAAAATTTTTGACCTGAATACCCTGTCGCAATCGGCTAACGTAGAAGTTACTTTAAAACAGTTGCTGGCACCACTGCAACTAAGCTTCGAAAAAGCCAACGATAGCTATTATTTTATTTTACCCGCTGCCCCTGCGGTAACTTACTTTACGGCAAGTAGAACCAATGCAGCGGATGCTTCGCAGAAGAAGAACGTAGCTTTACAAATTACCGGTAGAATTACCGACGAAAAAAATGCGGGAGTGCCCGGTGCCACCGTTTTGCTAAAAGGTACTACCAACGGCACCACCACCAATGCCGAAGGTAATTTTAACCTGACTATACAGGACGATCAGAAAAATGATACTCTGGTTGTTTCTTTTATTGGCTACTTAACCAAAGAAGTACCTATTAATGGCCTGGCTACTATAAACGTACAACTAGCGCCCGATAATAAAGCCCTCGACGAAGTACTGGTAGTGGGTTATGGTACCCAAACCAAAGAATCCGTTACAGGAGCGGTATCGGGGGTTACGTCAAAAGATTTAGAACGGGTACATGCTTCTACGGTAAGTGCGGCCTTAGCCGGTAAAATCCCGGGGGTTTCTTTCCGGATGCCTGATGGCCGGCCCGGAGCCAGCGCTAATATCCAAATCCGGAACATGGGTAACCCTTTGTACGTGATTGACGGGGTGCAGCAGGATGCGGGTCAGTTTAATAATATTTCGCCGAACGATATCGAAAGCATCACGGTATTAAAAGATGCTTCGGCGGCGATTTACGGTTCCCGGGCGGCCAACGGGGTAGTAATTGTAACTACTAAACGCGGTAAAACCGGCAGTGGCAATACCATTAACGTAGATGCCTATACTGGCTGGCAAAACTGGGCGCGGTTCCCCGAAACCGTAAATGCCTATGAGTGGATGTCGGGTTTAGCCGATGCGCAAATGAACCAGCGCGGTAGCACTGATCCGAACTTATCGCCCGCGGAATTAGAAAAATGGCGGGCTGGTACGGAACCTGGTTACCGCAGCTTTGATTGGTACGACTTTATCGTAAAACCTAATGCGCCGTTAACTTCTATTAACGTTAATGCAACCGGTGGCTCCGAGCGAATTAACTATTACTTGTCTTTTACCCGGTTAGATCAAAATTCGGTTTTAGGGCGAGAGTTTACCTTTAAGCGTACCAACATTCAATCGAACATTGATGCCAAAATAACCAACCGCTTAAAAGTAGGGGTACAAATTAACGGCCGCATCGAAACCCGCGACAACCCTGGTGTACCCGGCGGCGATGATTACTGGGCACCGCGTTTTGCTCTTTTCCGGAACCGGCCTACCGAGCGGCCTTACGCCAACGATAATCCGAACTACGTAAACGACATTGGCCATAACGATACCAACTGGGGAATTTTAAATAAAAAGATTTCTGGTTACTGGACCGAAGACTGGCGGGTATTGCAAACCAATTTTAACGGCGAATACGAATTACCCATTAAAGGTTTAAAAGTATTGGGCAAATACTCGTATTATTTAGCCGACCGCGTAATGAACGGGCACGAATATACCTACGATGCCTACACCTACAATGCGCAAACCAACGAATACGTAAGAACCGGTGGCAGCACCAACCCGTGGCGCGAACGCGGCACGCACAAAGTAATTGCGACTACCTTACAAGGCCAGTTAAGCTACAATAACTCGTTCGGGAAACACAATGTAGGCGCCACCTTTGTAGCCGAAAGAATTGGCCGCAATGAGTTAGATGTATGGGTGCACGCGGTACCCAAAACCAATGCCTTGCCGATTATACAATTTGCCGACGTAGATACATACGACGATCGGGATTGGGATGAAGCCCGGATTGGCTACGTGGGCCGCGTAAATTACAACTTCGCCGACCGCTATTATTTAGAAGTAGGCGGCCGCCGCGATGCTTCCTGGAAATTTGCCCCGGAGCAACGGTGGGGTAATTTTGGTTCCATATCGGCGGGTTGGCGCATTACCGAAGAAGAATTTTTTAAAAATTTAAATCTTACCGCCTTATCTGATTTAAAATTCCGGGGTTCTTACGGGGTACTCGGCGACGATGATATTCAAAACGGATTTGGCGCTTTTGATTACATCGTGGGTTACAACTATCCGGACGGGGTAACTATCTTCGACGGGAATATTGTAGCGGGAGCCAGGCAAAACCGGGCGGTGCCTACCAATCAAATATCTTGGTTTACCAGTAAAATCACCGACATAGGCTTAGATTATGCTTTGTTTAATGGCCGCTTAGCGGGTTCCTTAGATTATTTCTACCGCAAACGTTCCGGTTTGTTCCAGAGCCGTTACGATGTGCTGGTGCCAAGCGAGTTGGGTTATACCTTACCTGCCGAAAACTTGCGGAGCGACGCCCAAATGGGAGGGGAGTTCTCGGTGAGCTATACCGGCAAAGTAAACGAAATTGATTTTAGCGTGGGCGGTAACGTGTCGTACTCCCGCAACCGAAACTTAGAATCGTATAAACCCATGTTCGGCAATTCCTGGGATCGGTACCGCAACTCTTCCGAAGACAGGTGGAACGGCACTTACTGGGGTTACGAAATACAAGGCCAGTTTCAGTCGCAGGAAGAAATTAATGCGTACCCAGTTAATATTGATGGCCAAGGTAATAAAACCTTACTGCCCGGCGACTTGATTTACAAAGATGTAAACAACGATGGAAAAATCGATGGCATGGACGAACGCCCCATTGGCTACCCCCGCGATAAAAACCCGATTGTAAACGTAGGTTTAAACTTATCTTTAGCTTACAAAGGCTTTGATGTTAAAGCTGATTTTTCGGGAGGTACCATGTATTCCTACAACCAAGGTTGGGAAATGCGCTGGCCTTACCAAAATACCGGTAACCTGCTGCGCCAGTTTTACGACGACAGATGGCACCGCCAGGATATGTATAACCTGGATAGCCCCTGGATTCCTGGCCGGTACCCGGCGCTACGTTTCAACGACGGCGGACATAGCAACTACAACCGCAATTCCGATTTTTGGTTAACCAACGTGCGCTACCTGCGGGCCCGTACCTTAGAGGTAGGCTATACCATTCCGCAAGCTTTACTCGATAAAGTAAAAATTAAAAGAGCCCGGATTTACGTGAATGCCTATAACCTGTTCTCCATCGATAATGTGAGCAAATTAGGTGTGGAGCCGGAAATCATGGATGAAAATGGTTTGCAGTATCCGCAAAATCGCTTTGTAAACCTCGGGGTAAATCTTTCTTTCTAATCCGTTACATCAATGAAAAAGAAAAAATATATCAGTTTTGTACTTGCCGGTTTGTTAACGCTGAGTTACGGTTGTAACGACGACTCCTTCCTGGACCGGGAACCTACCAATATTTTACTCGACGAGCAAGTCTGGAAAGATGAAAGTTTAGTGCTTTCAGTCTTGGCCAACTTGTATGGTCGCTTTCCGGATTTCCAAACCATAGAAAGTTGGGCAACATTCACCGACTTCGACGAAGCTTTTGCTTCGGCTTTTGGGGAGTATGGCCGTCACCGTAATACCGAATACGGTTATGGAAGTTGGGGATTCTGGGATTATGGGTATATCCGGGAAATAAATTTATTTATTCAAAAATGTGAAGCCACTACTGCTTTAAGCGAAACCACCAAAGCCCGGTTTTTAGCCGAAGCACGTTTTATCCGGGCCGGGGTTTACTTTGAAGCCGTTAAGCGGATGGGCGGGGTGCCGTTAATTCTGGAACCCTTAACTTACGACTACAGTGGCGATGCATCAGGGCTTCGTTACCCGAGAGCGAAAGAATACGAAATTTATGATTTTGTTATTAGCGAGCTTGAAGCTATAAAATCTACTTTGCCGGCCGAAGTAAATACAAAATCCCGGGCCACGAAAGGCGCTGCTTTAGCTATGAAAGCCCGGGCGGCCTTGTACGCTGGTTCAATCGCGAAGTACGGCGCTACTACTCCAAACGTGTCTTTGCCAAATGGCGAAGTAGGAATCCCGGCTGATAAGGCAAACGGCTATTATCAAACTGCTTTAACATCGGCCCAGGAAGTAATGACCCTGGGATACTCTTTATATAATAAGAAGCCCGATTTAGGTGAAAATTTTGCCAGCTTGTTCTACGATAAAGCCAATAACCCAGAAGCTATTTTTGTAGAAGATTTTAAATTGAAGAGCGGAAAAGTGCAGTCCTGGACTTTAGATAATCAGCCTCGGTTTCAATCTGAAGAACAGCAGGGCGGCCGGTTAAATCCGTCGTTAAATCTGGTGCAATCTTTCGAGAAACTGGATAACACTTTTGCCCCTTTCCCTATTTCCGACGAAAACGGGAACTTAATTCATTACAGCAACCCTACTGAATTATTTGCTGGGCGCGATGCCCGTTTATACGGCACCGTTATTTTACCAGGTACGCAGTTTAAAGCAAAAGATGTAGATATTTGGGCCGGTTACCTGCGCAAAGATGGCAGCATTGTAACTTCCGGTAATTTAGGCGGCCAGGCCGATGTGGATGGCGATGGCCAGAACGAACAAGTGGTAGGTTTTAGCGGCCCCATCGATAATTTGGAATTTAGCGCTCAAACCGGCTTTTACGTGCGCAAGTACATGGACCCTCAGGTAGGATCGGGGCAAATTGGTACACGGAGCGAGGTTTGGTGGATCCGGTATCGTTACGCCGAAGTATTGCTGAATGCCGCCGAAGCGGCTTTTGAATTAGAACAACCTGCCCTGGCTGCCGATTACCTGAACCAGGTACGTACCCGCGCTGGCTTAACTACGCCATTAACTACCGATGAAGTCACTTTCGACCGCATTGTACACGAACGTAAGGTAGAATTAGCTTTTGAAGGCCATCAGCTTTTTGATATGAAACGTTGGCGGTTAGCGCACCAGGTTTGGAACGGTTCCCGGATTAGTGTGCAGGATTTAACCAGCAATCTGGGCAAAGCCAATAAAGTAAGTACCATGGTGTATGGCTTATGGCCTTATAAATACTACGATCCGGCAAAACCAGGTACTTTCGACTGGGTTTTTAAAATTGTGCTGCCCAGCCAGGTTACCAATGCCGATCGTTTCCGGTTAGGTAATTACTATTCCCAGATCGGCGACGATATTGTGAATAACAATCCAAAAATTATCAGAAATCCGAATCAATAAGTTTTCACTTATCACATAAAGTATCATGAAATTTAAAATTCATTTATGCCTGATGTTGCTGCTGGGCTTGGGTTTAGTCTCCTGCGAATTCGATAACTACGATGAGCCGAAATCCATGCTAGAGGGCCGTTTGGTTTATAACGGCGAACCCATTAACGTAAGCTACAACGATGTGTCTTTTCAGTTGTGGGAGCCGGGTTGGCAGAAAAAAACACCCATTAACGTGGCCGTAGACCAGGATGGGTCGTACTCCACGGTTTTATTTAACAATACTTACAAATTAATTATTCAGCCGTTTCAAGGACCTTTTAAATCCAAAACAAACGATGTTACCAAGTCCGATACCATTCTGGTAGAAGTAAAAGGGAGCCAAACCTTTGATATTGAAGTGCTACCTTACTACATGATCCGGAGTGCCCAGCTTACCGGCAGCGGTAATAAAGCTTCGGCTACATTTAAAGTAGAGCAAATTATTACGGGTTTAGATGCTAAAAGCGTGGAGTTCGTCGGGTTTTATACCAATAAAACTTTCTTCGTGGACCGGAGCAGCAGTAACAATATTGCCTCGGCTACGCTTAACGGTGCCGACATTACTGATATGAACAACATTAGTTTAAGCGTAGATATTCCGGCTATCAATCCGGCGCAAAATTATGTGTACGGTCGGGTAGGGGTAAAAATTGCCGGCGTCGAAGACATGATTTTCTCGCCGGTTCAGAAAATAAACCTGTAGTATAAAAATTAAAAAGGTGCCCGGATTTGATTTTAGCCGGGTACCTTTTTTAGTTTTGCAGCTATCAAAATTAAAATTTTTAAAAAATTGCTTTTCTGGTTACCAGATTACCGGCAATAATGAATATGGCCTGGTAAGCAAAATCCGGAACAAAAGTTTTTTACCATTATACAATAAGCCGTTTCGAAAATAAAGCCATTAACTTAACGGCTCCTTAGCTAATGCCCGGCCAGCGATAAACCAGATAAAAGTAGTTGGCCGGTAAATTAATTATTCATTACACTATGATTAAAAAAAACGTTTTTCTTGCAGTAGTTTTCCTTTTTCAGTTTGGGTTTACCAAGGCGCAACAAACCAACTGGCAACCAGCAGGCAATAAAATTCGGACCGAATGGGCCAGTAAAGTTAATCCGGCTAACCCGTTACCCGAGTACCCCCGCCCGCAAATGGTTCGCGAAAATTGGCATAACCTCAACGGATTATGGGATTACGCGTTGCAACCCAAAAGCCAGGAAGCCACCAAGCCTGCTACTTTTAACGGTAAAATTTTGGTGCCCTTTGCCATTGAGTCGGCATTATCCGGAGTAGGTAAAACCGTGGGGAAAGACAGTGTATTGTGGTACCGGAAAACCATTACGGTTCCAAGTAAAATCAGAAAACAAAATGTGTTGCTGCATTTTGGCGCCGTAGATTGGTTAACCGAAGTATTTGTAAATGGCAAATCGGTGGGTACGCACCAGGGTGGCTACGATCCTTTTTTCTTTGATATTACCGCAGCTTTAAAATCTGGTAATCAGCAGGAAATTGCTGTACGCGTTTGGGACCCCACCGACGGTGGTCCGCAGCCGCGCGGCAAACAAGTTAAAAAGCCCGAAGGCATTTGGTATACACCGGTAACGGGCATTTGGCAAACGGTGTGGCTCGAAGGGGTACCTAAAACCTACATTACCGCAACCAAACAAACGCCCGATATTGATAAACAAGCCCTGCTGGTAAGCGCCCAGGTGCAAAATGCGCAAGCCGGCGATAAAATTAAAATTTCGGCTTGGGATGGTAAAAAGAAAGTAGCTGAGGAGGAAGTTGCCAGTGGCGCCGAGGCCACCTTAAACGTAGCCAATGCCAAGTTATGGACCCCGGAAACCCCATTTTTGTATGATTTGCGGGTAGCAATAGTACGTAAAGGCAAAACCGTAGACGAGGTAAAAAGTTACTTTGCCATGCGTAAAATCAGCATGGCAACTGATGCTAACGGTACTCAGCGCATGTTGTTAAACAATAAATTCGTGTTTCAGTATGGTCCCCTGGACCAAGGTTGGTGGCCCGATGGTTTATACACGGCTCCCACCGACGAAGCTTTGGTGTATGACATTCAGAAGACCAAAGAAATGGGCTTTAACATGATCCGGAAACACGTAAAAGTAGAACCGGCTCGTTGGTATAACTACTGCGATAAAATGGGCGTGCTGGTATGGCAAGATATGCCGAGCGGCGATTTGGGAGCCCGTTGGGTAACGCAACCGGGTATTGAAATGCTGAACGCCGACATGACCCGTACGCCGGAATCGGAGAAAATCTACCGCCAGGAGTGGACCGAAATTATGCAAGACTTGCACAACTTCCCGAGTATCGTAGTGTGGGTACCGTTTAACGAAGCCTGGGGCCAATTTAAAACCGTAGAAATTACCAACTGGACCATGCAGAAAGACCCATCCCGGCTGATTAACAGTGCCAGTGGTGGTAATTTCCATCCGGTAGGGCATATTATCGACTTGCATAATTATCCAGCACCGGCTATGCCGCGGGCGGATTTGTTTGGTGCTAAACAAGTTATTGTTTTGGGTGAGTTTGGCGGTTTAGGATTACCGCTAACCGGACACACCTGGCAGCAAAAAGATAACTGGGGTTACCAAAGTTTCAAAAACGCCGAAGAATTATTTGCCCGCTACTCCAAGTTTATGGATACCATGACGGAGCTAATTAAAGTTGGTTTATCAGCGGCCGTTTACACCCAAACCACCGATGTAGAAGTAGAAACCAATGGCCTGATGACTTACGACCGCAAAGTAATAAAAGTGCCCATGACCCAGTTAAAACAAGTACATACTAAATTGTACGATTCCGGATTAGTTAATTTAAAGTAAATAATCCATTAAAGCCTCTTCTCCCGTGTGAGAAGAGGCTTTAATTTTAAAAAAGATTAATATAGTTGATGCCGGTATGCTGCCGTTTTGTCTAAATTTAGTTAAGTGGGTGTTTTACATATTTAAAATTTTAAATTTTAAAAATTTCCTCCATCTACTATGCAACAAATAGCGTTAGCCAGGTGCAAAGAACGACGCTAAACTGTTCGAGCGTTCAGCGAGTTTTTGGCGTCTTGACTTTTTTGGTTCTTTTTGTGTCAAGACAAAAAGAACAAGACTTGGGCAATGAAACAACTTCAATCAACAATCAAAGCGAGAACAGTAGCTATGCGAACAAGAATCTATTACTCCAATAGCAAGTCACGGCAGTAACTTCCGCGCCATAGTACCCAATAGTTGTTAATTTGAAAATCTCGAAAGTAAATCTGGATCATAAGGTGGGGAAGTAAATTTGAAGCTTCGTATGATAATGCAAACCAGAACGGAATTTTGCAAAACCTGCAAGGCAAACCATTAACTTATTTAGTCAAGATATTGATATTGTACCAGTACCTTAATTTTTTAAACTTTCTTACCGTAGCACACATCAATTCAACTACTCCCGTTTAAAGTGAAAGTAATTCTAACAAGAGAAATCAAATACAACTTTCCCCAAGACAAACTTATTACCAGCGTAAATTAGCTCGAATGAAAAAATTAGTTGCCTGTATTTTTATTTTTTTTAAATTTCTTGATTTACAAGCCCAACAAATGCGGCCCCCGGCGGTACCATTAGTTACCATCGATCCGTATACCAGCGTATGGTCGTTTGCGGATAAGTTAAACGAAGAACCTACCAAACACTGGACCGGCCGAAACCAACCTTTAAACGGATTAATAAGAGTAGATGGCAAAACTTACCAGTTTTTAGGCGCCGAAGCTCCCGTTTACCAAACCATCGTACCTACGGCAGTAAGCGAAGCCTATCCGGTGCAATACACTTTTGAAAAGCCCGCCAGCGATTGGATGAAGCCTGGTTTTAGTGCCACAGCCTGGAAAGCCGGCAAAGGTTCGCTGGGTTCCGATAACATGAACCCGAAACCAACTACCTCCTGGAATACCGAAGAAGTTTGGCTGCGTCGTGAAATTAACTTGCCCGAGGTAAATCCGGAGCAGTTAATCTTAACCATGTTTCACGACGATAACGTGGAATTGTATATTAACGGCCTGCCCGCCTACCAATGCGAATGCTTTACAAATAAATACCAGCAATATCCTTTAAGCAAAGAAGTAAAAGCTTCTTTAAAAAAAGGTAAAAACCTGCTAGCCGCCCACGTAAAAAATACCGCTGGCCCCTCCTTAATTGATTTTGGCTTCTTGAAAGAACTACCCGCCACGGTAGTTGTAGATAAAGCCCGGCAAAAAGCGGTGCAGGTAAATGCTACTCAGAGCGTTTACGATTTTACCGCCGGCCCCGTAGACTTAAAAGTAACTTTTACCTCGCCTTTACTCCTGAACAAACTCGATATTTTAGCGCGACCCGCTTCTTATATTACCTGGCAGGCCAAAGCCAACGATGGTAAAACCCACGAGGTAAAAGTGTATTTTGATGCCGCCGCCGACTTAGCCGTAGACCAACCTGACCAAAAAGTTGCCTGGAAAAAAACAATCACCAATAATTTAAACGTATTGCGCGTAGGTACCTCGGAGCAAAAAGTGCTGGGTAAAAAAGGCGATGACGTGCGCATTGATTGGGGATATTTGTACGTAGCCGCTCCGCAATCCGCCCAAACCGGTACTACCATTACCACCGGAGCAGCCGCCCGGGCCGCTTTTACCAAAACCGGGGCTTTAACCACAACCCTGGACACCAACCTGCCCCGGGCTGCCAGCGATAAAACGGTTGCTTTAGTGGTAGTACAAAATTTAGGTAAAGTAGGTGCAACGCCGGTTAGCAACCACGTTACGTTAGGTTACGATGATATTTACTCGGTAGAGTTTTTTGGTAAAAAGTTACCGGCCTGGTGGCGCCGCGATGGTAACGCTACTGCCGAAACCATGCTGGCCGCTGCCGAAAAAGAGTACAGTTCTTTAATTAATCAATGTGCTGCTTTTGATAAACGCCTGTACGCCGATGCCCTAAAAGCTGGCGGCGAGGCTTACGCCAAGCTTTGTGCCTTAAGTTACCGCCAGGCCATTGCGGCGCATAAACTGGTGGCTAATACCGATGGTACACCTTTATTTTTCTCGAAAGAAAACTTTAGTAATGGCTCTATTGGTACCGTAGATATTACTTATCCGTCGGCCCCGTTGTTTTTGTTGTACAACCCGGTATTGGTGCAAGGCATGATGGAGCCTATTTTTTACTATTCCGAGAGTGGTAAATGGAACAAGCCTTTTGCCGCCCACGACGTAGGAACTTACCCTTTAGCCAACGGCCAAACCTACGGCGAAGATATGCCCGTGGAAGAATCCGGTAACATGCTGATTTTAACCGCGGCCATTGCCAAAGCCGAAAAGAACGCGAACTACGCCAAAAAACATTGGAAAGTATTAACCACCTGGGCCGAATATTTAAAAAAAGAAGGCTTTGACCCTGCCAATCAATTGTGCACCGACGATTTTGCCGGCCATATAGCCCGCAATGCCAACTTATCTATAAAAGCCATTTTGGGCCTGGCCAGTTACGGCCAATTAGCCGGGCAGTTAGGTGATACCAAAACCGCCGAAGCTTACCAAAACTTGGCCAAAGAAATGGCGCAAAAATGGATGCAGCTCGCCAATGCCGGCGATCATTACAGCCTGGTTTTTGAAAAACCCAATACTTGGAGCCAGAAGTATAACTTGGTTTGGGATGAGTTATTGGATTTAAACATTTTCCCGGACGAAGTGGAGGAACGCGAAATTAAATACTACCTCACCAAGCAACAATCCTACGGCTTACCCCTCGATAGCCGCAAAACCTACACCAAAAGCGACTGGATAATCTGGACGGCTACCATGGCCAACAATCCCGAAGATTTTCAAAAATTAGTTCAACCCGTTTTTAAATACGTAAACGAAACCACCACCCGCATGCCCATCAGCGACTGGCACGAAACTACCGATGGAAAATCGGTGGGCTTCCGGGCGCGTTCCGTGGTAGGGGGTTATTATATTAAAATGCTCGATCAGAAATTAAAATAAACGCGCTTTTTAAATTTTAAGATAAACCCGCTGCATCATAATAGATCCGGCGGGTTTATTTTTACCCGGATGCAACTAGAACAATATCCTGAATTAGTGGCGAGCTGGAAGGAGCTTTTCTTTCTTTTTTGGCAGATTTGGGTAGGCTATCCCAACTTCTTACGCCTTAATTTTTAAAATTATGCAGTATTGTTATGGGGAGTTTTTATCTAAAAACAGAACTAAGGTATTCATTATGAGCTATCCACAAAAGCGATAAATCTTTTTCTGGATTTTTTAAAAAAATATCTTCAATTTAAAGGTTTACCTGCTAAAAAATATAACACATCTATGTCTAAATACAGAAGTAGCGATTGGTTTGGCAAAACCGATAAAATGGGATTTATATACCGGAGCTGGATGAAAAACCAGGGTTATCCGGAAGATATGTTTGATGGTAGACCGGTTATTGGTATTTGTAATACCTGGTCGGAGTTAACGCCCTGTAATGCGCATTTACGCGATATTGCCGAAGTGGTAAAACGCGGCGTGTACGAAGCCGGCGGTTTCCCGCTGGAATTCCCGATTATGTCGCTGGGCGAAACTTTGCTTAAACCAACCGCAATGCTGTTCCGCAACTTAGCCAGCATGGATGCTGAAGAATCGATCCGGGGCAACCCAATAGACGGGGTGGTGCTTTTAACCGGTTGCGATAAAACCACGCCTTCTACAGTAATGGGTGCGGCCAGCGTAAATTTGCCTACCATTGTGGTGCCCGGCGGACCGATGCTGAATGGTAAATTCCAAGGCCAGGATATTGGCTCGGGTACTTCCGTTTGGAAATTTGCCGCCGACGTGAAAACCGGTAAAATGCTGCAGGAAGATTATATGTTCGCCGAAAGCTGCATGTCACGGAGTGCCGGTCACTGCATGACCATGGGTACGGCATCCACCATGGCGTGTATGGTAGAATCATTAGGCTTAACCTTGCCGGGAGCCGCTGCTATTCCGGCTGTAGATTCCCGGAAGAAAGTACTGGCGCACTTATCCGGCCGCCGGATTGTAGAAATGGTAAAAGAAGATTTGCGGATTTCGAAAGTGTTAACCCGCGAAGCTTTTGAAAATGCAATTAAAGTAAACGCAGCCGTAGGTGGTTCTACCAATTTAATTATTCACTTAACCGCTATTGCCGGCCGTATTGGCGTGGAGCTAAACCTGGAAGATTACGATGATTTAGGCAGTAAAATTCCGTTGCTGTTAAACTTAATGCCTTCCGGAAAGTACCTGATGGAAGACTTTTTCTACGCGGGCGGTTTGCCGGTAATTATAAACGAACTGCGGGATCACCTGCACATGAATACCACTACCGTAACCGGTAAAGGCCACGCCGAAAACATAAAAGGCAAGATAAACTGCTATAATACCGAGGTAATTGCGCCCATTTCTAACCCATTGATTAAAGAAGGCGGTATTGCGGTATTAAAAGGTAATCTGGCCGAGAATGGCGCGGTAATTAAACCTTCGGCGGCAACACCAGAATTAATGGTGCATCGTGGCCGCGCCGTGGTATTCGAAACCATTGAAGATTACCATGCTTTGGTAGACGATCCGGATCTAGACATCGACGAAACCTGTGTTATGGTTTTAAAAAATGTGGGTCCAGTGGGTTACCCAGGCATGCCCGAAGTGGGTAATATGACTTTACCGAAAAAGATTTTGGAAAAAGGCGTGGTGGATATGGTGCGTATTTCGGATGGCCGCATGAGTGGTACTGCTTATGGCACCGTAGTATTGCACGTTTCGCCGGAAGCTGCCATTGGCGGTACCTTAGCCGTAGTGCAAAACGGCGACTTTATTGAATTAGATGTGCCAAATCGCCGCTTGCACCTGGATGTACCAGAAGAAGAAATCGCCCGCCGGAAGCAAAAGTGGCAACAACCTGCCCCGGTTGCCGACCGCGGTTACGTAAATATGTACATCAAACACGTGCAGCAAGCCGACAAAGGCGCCGACCTGGACTTCTTAGTAGGCGGCTCCGGCGATAAAGTAAGCCGCGATTCACATTAATTTAGTTGAAAGGTTGGAAAGTTAGCAGGTTGAAAAG
The sequence above is a segment of the Adhaeribacter swui genome. Coding sequences within it:
- a CDS encoding glycoside hydrolase family 2 protein; the encoded protein is MIKKNVFLAVVFLFQFGFTKAQQTNWQPAGNKIRTEWASKVNPANPLPEYPRPQMVRENWHNLNGLWDYALQPKSQEATKPATFNGKILVPFAIESALSGVGKTVGKDSVLWYRKTITVPSKIRKQNVLLHFGAVDWLTEVFVNGKSVGTHQGGYDPFFFDITAALKSGNQQEIAVRVWDPTDGGPQPRGKQVKKPEGIWYTPVTGIWQTVWLEGVPKTYITATKQTPDIDKQALLVSAQVQNAQAGDKIKISAWDGKKKVAEEEVASGAEATLNVANAKLWTPETPFLYDLRVAIVRKGKTVDEVKSYFAMRKISMATDANGTQRMLLNNKFVFQYGPLDQGWWPDGLYTAPTDEALVYDIQKTKEMGFNMIRKHVKVEPARWYNYCDKMGVLVWQDMPSGDLGARWVTQPGIEMLNADMTRTPESEKIYRQEWTEIMQDLHNFPSIVVWVPFNEAWGQFKTVEITNWTMQKDPSRLINSASGGNFHPVGHIIDLHNYPAPAMPRADLFGAKQVIVLGEFGGLGLPLTGHTWQQKDNWGYQSFKNAEELFARYSKFMDTMTELIKVGLSAAVYTQTTDVEVETNGLMTYDRKVIKVPMTQLKQVHTKLYDSGLVNLK
- a CDS encoding glutaminase family protein, producing MKKLVACIFIFFKFLDLQAQQMRPPAVPLVTIDPYTSVWSFADKLNEEPTKHWTGRNQPLNGLIRVDGKTYQFLGAEAPVYQTIVPTAVSEAYPVQYTFEKPASDWMKPGFSATAWKAGKGSLGSDNMNPKPTTSWNTEEVWLRREINLPEVNPEQLILTMFHDDNVELYINGLPAYQCECFTNKYQQYPLSKEVKASLKKGKNLLAAHVKNTAGPSLIDFGFLKELPATVVVDKARQKAVQVNATQSVYDFTAGPVDLKVTFTSPLLLNKLDILARPASYITWQAKANDGKTHEVKVYFDAAADLAVDQPDQKVAWKKTITNNLNVLRVGTSEQKVLGKKGDDVRIDWGYLYVAAPQSAQTGTTITTGAAARAAFTKTGALTTTLDTNLPRAASDKTVALVVVQNLGKVGATPVSNHVTLGYDDIYSVEFFGKKLPAWWRRDGNATAETMLAAAEKEYSSLINQCAAFDKRLYADALKAGGEAYAKLCALSYRQAIAAHKLVANTDGTPLFFSKENFSNGSIGTVDITYPSAPLFLLYNPVLVQGMMEPIFYYSESGKWNKPFAAHDVGTYPLANGQTYGEDMPVEESGNMLILTAAIAKAEKNANYAKKHWKVLTTWAEYLKKEGFDPANQLCTDDFAGHIARNANLSIKAILGLASYGQLAGQLGDTKTAEAYQNLAKEMAQKWMQLANAGDHYSLVFEKPNTWSQKYNLVWDELLDLNIFPDEVEEREIKYYLTKQQSYGLPLDSRKTYTKSDWIIWTATMANNPEDFQKLVQPVFKYVNETTTRMPISDWHETTDGKSVGFRARSVVGGYYIKMLDQKLK
- a CDS encoding IlvD/Edd family dehydratase, producing the protein MSKYRSSDWFGKTDKMGFIYRSWMKNQGYPEDMFDGRPVIGICNTWSELTPCNAHLRDIAEVVKRGVYEAGGFPLEFPIMSLGETLLKPTAMLFRNLASMDAEESIRGNPIDGVVLLTGCDKTTPSTVMGAASVNLPTIVVPGGPMLNGKFQGQDIGSGTSVWKFAADVKTGKMLQEDYMFAESCMSRSAGHCMTMGTASTMACMVESLGLTLPGAAAIPAVDSRKKVLAHLSGRRIVEMVKEDLRISKVLTREAFENAIKVNAAVGGSTNLIIHLTAIAGRIGVELNLEDYDDLGSKIPLLLNLMPSGKYLMEDFFYAGGLPVIINELRDHLHMNTTTVTGKGHAENIKGKINCYNTEVIAPISNPLIKEGGIAVLKGNLAENGAVIKPSAATPELMVHRGRAVVFETIEDYHALVDDPDLDIDETCVMVLKNVGPVGYPGMPEVGNMTLPKKILEKGVVDMVRISDGRMSGTAYGTVVLHVSPEAAIGGTLAVVQNGDFIELDVPNRRLHLDVPEEEIARRKQKWQQPAPVADRGYVNMYIKHVQQADKGADLDFLVGGSGDKVSRDSH